TCTTGAACACCACAGCGTTTTAAATGTATATCATCTATTACTACATACTCAAGTGGATCAATGACACTTGGCAAATTTGGTTCCCAAGCGCGTTCAGCAAGCCATATTCCAGAAGGCTTGCAACCAAATAAATCATAAACCAAATTATTCATGTATTCAATTTGAGCTTTTGATGAATCAAAATCCCAAACAGGCAAAATACTTTCTGAGAAGCTCCCACCAAGTATTTCTACTTTGTCTTTTGATACCATATCTCTAACAAGATTTATAAAATCAGGTTTGTTTTTCGCAAGCCACCTAAGAAGTGGTCCAGAATAGTGAATTGCAAACTTAAAGCTGTCAAACTTAGAGGCTACTTCAAGAAATGGTAGGTAAGCTTTATTAAAAGCTTCTTCAAATACACTATCAAAATTGCCTATAGGTTGGTGATTGTGTACTACAAAGATAAATTTCTTCACTTTTGCACCATCCAGTTAAAAATTTTTAATTTTAATGGCAGTAAGTTACGAATATTTGCGCTTTTATACAACTTATCCAAATCATACAAAATAGTTATCAAACTTTCAAGTTTTTCTATTCCTAATCGTTGGACAATATTTTTGTAGTAATTTTTTTTAGATTCTTCTACATCATGTAAAGCTAAAAAGGCATTAAAAAAAATTGTTGATAACATTGAAATTAGAACTAAAGGGTAATCATCATACCTATCTATAAACGAACAGAATGTATCAAAATCATTATTTACTATAGCATCAATGGCTTCAAAACTAGATGATTCTTTTTCTAGAAAATCAATCTCGTCGTAATTTTTAGACAAAGAAAGCTTTCCTACTAACAAATTTAAAGCAGTAGCATTAGAATAAAAAGGACTACTGCTTATTTTTTCCAACAAATGTGTATCAATGTATTTAAGCTTATTTTTTAAATACGCTTTTATTTCTTTTTCACTTAGAGGTCTAAAATTTACAATTGAATCAGATTTAATTTTACTCGAGCACTTAATAGGATCTAAAATTAATATATTTTCTGTGTGTTTAATATCTATTATTTGTTCAAGTTCAAAGTTAAGTCTAATATGTTTTATAACCTTATTATAAAATAAATCATAGTAACACAAGCGCGGTATATCTTCTAAAAATTCTTTGAATGTTTCATATGTGTGTTTTTGAACACTTAAACCAGTTATTTTAGACAACCTTTCTATGTAAGTTTGTTTTAGGAAGTAATCATCACTGTTAAAAATGTATAGATTTCTAAACTTATTCTCAGATATCTCTTTTTTTAGCTCGTCTTGATTCATATGAGTAACTAATAAAAGCTTTAATAAGCGGGTGGGGATTTAATGGCCGTGATTGAAATTCAGGGTGGAATTGGACTGCAATAAAAAAAGGATGGTTTTTTAGCTCAATGATTTCTATCAATTTGTCGTCCGGACTTTNNNNNNNNNNTTCCACTAAAGATAAATCCAGCTTCTTCAAATAATTTAAGATACTCCGTGTTAAACTCATACCTATGCCTGTGTCTTTCGTATATAAGTGTCTGATTGTATATTCTGTGAGCAAGTGTATTTTCTTCTATAACACAAGGGTAGCTTCCAAGTCTCATTGTTCCACCCAGCCTTTTTGTGCTACCTTCTACATATTCTCCATTTTTAACCCATTTATTCGCTATATGAATTACTTGGTTTGGGCTTTGTTCGTCAAATTCTTGAGAATTTGCATCTAATTTTAAAACATTTCTTGCAAATTCGATTACAGCAGCTTGCATCCCAAGGCAAATCCCAAGATAAGCTATAGAATTTTCCCGTGCATATTTAATTGCCAGCATTTTGCCATCAATGCCTCTTGCACCAAAACCGCCTGCTACTAAAATTCCGTCAACTCCGCTAAGTAAACTAACACCATCTTTTTCTAATTCTTCAGAATCAATCCAGCGCAAATTTACCTTGATATTTAAATTTCCACTACAATGGACAAATGACTCAATCAAGCTTTTATAAGCTTCTTTTAATGAAACATATTTTCCAACAAAAGCTATTTCTACCGCATCTTTTGGATACTTAATAGAATGAACCATTTTTTTCCATTCATTTATATCAACACCATAATCAGGTAAATCAAGCTTAGATAAAACTGCGGAATCAAGGCCTTCCTGGTTTAGTGCAACGGGCACTTCATAAACTGTATCTACATCACATGCATTAATTACATCCTTTTTGTCAACATTACAAAATAAGGCTATTTTTTGCTTTAAAGAATCATCTAAGGCAATCTCGCTTCTTGCGATAATTATATCTGGTTGTATGCCCAAAGACTGTAATTCTTTTACGCTGTGTTGCGTTGGTTTTGTTTTAAGCTCATCTGTTACTTTAATGTATGGAACAAGCGTAACATGAATAAATACGGCATTTTTACTTCCAAGCTCTAATTTTAGTTGTCTAATAGCCTCTAAGTATGGCAAACCTTCAATATCACCTATTGTTCCACCAATTTCTACAAGCAAAATATCTTTATTCAAAGCAGCTTTTTTAATGCGTTGTTTTATCTCATCTGTAATATGTGGTATTACTTGAACTGTAGCACCCAGATAATCACCCCTTCGTTCTTTTTCAATTACACTATAATACACCTGCCCTGTCGTAAAATTATTGTCTTTAGTTAACCTTAAACCTGTAAAGCGCTCATAATGACCAAGGTCTAAATCTGTTTCGGAGCCATCATCTAAAACATATACTTCACCATGCTGATATGGATTCATCGTACCAGGATCAATATTTATATACGGATCTATTTTAAGCATAGAAATATTAAATCCTCTTTTTTTTAATAAAAATCCTAAAGAAGAACTCGATATACCTTTACCTAATGATGAAACAACGCCACCTGTTATAAAAATATACTTAGTATCCATAGATTACCCCTGTTTTAAAACAAAATTAATCATATACACATTATACCACAAGATTGTTTTTTTACAAAAATTATTCATTTTTTTTAGGAAATTTTAGTCTGAATAAACTTCCAACACCAACTGTGCTTTCTAGTTCAATTGAACCATTATAGAGTAATACAAGATGTTTTACAATAGCAAGACCAAGACCGCTACCTTTACTTTTTATTTTATAAAATCGCTCAAATATCTTGTCTTGTTGGCTTTTTTCTATACCTATACCACTATCTTTAACTTCAAAAACATAATAATTATCATCTTCATAACATTTTAGTTTTATATAACCTTCTTTTGTATAAAAAAATGCATTATCAAGTAAATTATTCAATATCGTTTTTAGGTGATACTCGTTAAAATGTATTGTTTTAATTGAACATTCTTTTATAAATTCAATATTTTTACTATTCAATAAATGATTAATGTTCAGTTCCAAAAGTAAAGTTTCTACATCTATATCTGTTAAAACATCGCTGGATTGCTTAAAATGTTCTATTTCAGCTAACTGTAGAATATTGTTTATTAAATCATTTAGATTAAGTGCATTTTTATATATATATTTTAGAAATTTATTTTGATCTTTTTTATCTATATCTTTATTTAATAACAATGTTTCTGCATAACCAACAATACTTGTAATGGGGGTTTTGAGCTCGTGTGACGCATTAGAAAAAAAATTCATTTTCATCGCTTGATAAGATTCTTCCTTTGTTATATCTTCAATTATTATTATATAGCCATTTTCTATCGAGATTTTATGAAATTTTAGGATTTTATGTTCAAACTCGATTTTTTGGAAATTTTCTTTTGTAAACTTATCAAAAAGTGTCAATACTTTATAATTTTTCCAACCATCAATTATAGATTGCCCCTGCTCTATATTGCAACCGAAAATAAAAGAAATGTAGCTATTTGNNNNNNNNNNNNNNNNNNNNNNNNNNNNNNNNNNNNNNNNNNNNNNNNNNNNNNNNNNNNNNNNNNNNNNNNNNNNNNNNNNNNNNNNNNNCAATATAACTGTATTTTTGCTATCAACAAGCAAAACACCAAGTTTAATGTTTTCTATAACTTTCAAAAGATTAGATCTATGAAGACTAAGTTTATCGATTTTTTGAGATTGCCTTTCAATAATCTTGCTAACAATAGGAAAAACCCTAAAAAAAACATTACCATGGTTTTGGAAGCTTTCCTGGATCAAATGACTGAATCCTTCTATAAGTACAATTGTTAAAATAATATATAAAATTAAGCTTAAAAAATATAGATGAAATAAATGAAAAACAGCTAAACTAATAAGAAAATTGAGTAATAAAATAAAAAAAAATAAAAATTTATAAAATAAGGCCATAACCTACTTTTGGCTTTGATTTAATTATATCTGCTTTAGTACCTAATTTTTTACGCAAAGAAGATATATGAACATCAACTGTCCTGGTTTGCACTTGACTATCGTAACCCCAAACTTTTGTAAATAATTCTTCTCGCGAAAAAATTTTATTGGGGTTTGATAAAAAAAGTCTCAAAAGTTCGAATTCTTTGGTTGTTAAATCAAGAATTTTATTGTCTAGATACGCATTGAATGTGTTTAAATCAAGTTCTATACCGTTAAATATCAGTTTGTTATCTTTCTTTTCAATTCTTCTTAATAATGCTTTTATCTTAGCTATTAAAACTTTTACAGAAAATGGCTTGACAATATAATCATCTGCTCCGTCTGCAAGCAATTTTGTGATTATGCTTTCTTGCGATTTTGCACTCAAAATAATTACAGCAATATCTTTGTACTCATTTTTAGATTTTAATAATTTAAGAAAATCTTCCCCTTGTAAACCAGGAAGCATAAGATCCAATATTATAACATTGGGTATAAAATCCTTCAAAAGAAGCATTGCATAATTAGCATCACCTGCAATAACTGTTTTGAAACCTTCTTTGTTTAAGTTGAATTCAATTAAATGAGATATTGTTTCTTCATCTTCTACAATTAGTATATTAAACATTTCTTACAAATCTTTGATGCGTTTGTGCTTAAAAATTTCACCCGTTGCTATATAAAGAGATAATTCAGCAATATTTGTAGCTTCATCTGCAATGCGCTCTATAGCGCGTGCTATAAAAATCATTGGTATAGTCAAAATTGAAGCATTTTGCTCATTTGTCATTTGTGCCATCTCTTTAATTATAGATAACTCACATTTATCAACATAATCATCGCTTTTTATAACAGAAATAGCTTTAGAATAATCTTTAGAAAAAAAGGAATCAAGTGCTGTTTCAAGCATAATAATAGTCTTATCCTTCATATTGGAAATTTCACTCGTATCAACTCTAAAATCTACAAAATCAATTTTTTCTACCCATTCAGCAATATTTGTAGCATTATCAGCAATACGCTCCAGAAATGTATTGATTTTTAAAGCTGATAAAACAATCCTTAGATCTTCAGCTAAAGGCCACCTTAGGGCTATTAAGTTTGCACAAAACTCATCTATATCATTATCCAAAGCATC
The sequence above is drawn from the Desulfurella sp. genome and encodes:
- a CDS encoding gamma-glutamyl-gamma-aminobutyrate hydrolase family protein (Members of this family of hydrolases with an active site Cys residue belong to MEROPS family C26.), encoding SPDDKLIEIIELKNHPFFIAVQFHPEFQSRPLNPHPLIKAFISYSYESRRAKKRDI
- the phoU gene encoding phosphate signaling complex protein PhoU — translated: MRLLDEDLRQLRVKISNMAQAATRMFIYSIDSLINKDLELAQKVKELDDEVDALDNDIDEFCANLIALRWPLAEDLRIVLSALKINTFLERIADNATNIAEWVEKIDFVDFRVDTSEISNMKDKTIIMLETALDSFFSKDYSKAISVIKSDDYVDKCELSIIKEMAQMTNEQNASILTIPMIFIARAIERIADEATNIAELSLYIATGEIFKHKRIKDL
- a CDS encoding winged helix-turn-helix domain-containing protein is translated as MFNILIVEDEETISHLIEFNLNKEGFKTVIAGDANYAMLLLKDFIPNVIILDLMLPGLQGEDFLKLLKSKNEYKDIAVIILSAKSQESIITKLLADGADDYIVKPFSVKVLIAKIKALLRRIEKKDNKLIFNGIELDLNTFNAYLDNKILDLTTKEFELLRLFLSNPNKIFSREELFTKVWGYDSQVQTRTVDVHISSLRKKLGTKADIIKSKPKVGYGLIL
- a CDS encoding HAMP domain-containing sensor histidine kinase; the protein is NSYISFIFGCNIEQGQSIIDGWKNYKVLTLFDKFTKENFQKIEFEHKILKFHKISIENGYIIIIEDITKEESYQAMKMNFFSNASHELKTPITSIVGYAETLLLNKDIDKKDQNKFLKYIYKNALNLNDLINNILQLAEIEHFKQSSDVLTDIDVETLLLELNINHLLNSKNIEFIKECSIKTIHFNEYHLKTILNNLLDNAFFYTKEGYIKLKCYEDDNYYVFEVKDSGIGIEKSQQDKIFERFYKIKSKGSGLGLAIVKHLVLLYNGSIELESTVGVGSLFRLKFPKKNE
- a CDS encoding CTP synthase, with protein sequence MDTKYIFITGGVVSSLGKGISSSSLGFLLKKRGFNISMLKIDPYINIDPGTMNPYQHGEVYVLDDGSETDLDLGHYERFTGLRLTKDNNFTTGQVYYSVIEKERRGDYLGATVQVIPHITDEIKQRIKKAALNKDILLVEIGGTIGDIEGLPYLEAIRQLKLELGSKNAVFIHVTLVPYIKVTDELKTKPTQHSVKELQSLGIQPDIIIARSEIALDDSLKQKIALFCNVDKKDVINACDVDTVYEVPVALNQEGLDSAVLSKLDLPDYGVDINEWKKMVHSIKYPKDAVEIAFVGKYVSLKEAYKSLIESFVHCSGNLNIKVNLRWIDSEELEKDGVSLLSGVDGILVAGGFGARGIDGKMLAIKYARENSIAYLGICLGMQAAVIEFARNVLKLDANSQEFDEQSPNQVIHIANKWVKNGEYVEGSTKRLGGTMRLGSYPCVIEENTLAHRIYNQTLIYERHRHRYEFNTEYLKLFEEAGFIFSG